The following are encoded in a window of Congzhengia minquanensis genomic DNA:
- a CDS encoding DUF6809 family protein, which translates to MNILDEFRDLCFDRPNFLSKNSDYWNYSQKIIEKEEHLTSEEMEKLESILADVNKSNRIEVENAFNQGFCAGVKLMAEIFSKK; encoded by the coding sequence ATGAACATTTTAGACGAATTTCGGGACTTGTGCTTTGATCGTCCAAATTTCTTATCGAAAAATTCGGACTATTGGAACTATTCCCAAAAAATCATTGAAAAAGAAGAACACCTGACCAGCGAAGAAATGGAAAAATTAGAAAGCATATTGGCCGACGTGAACAAATCGAACCGCATTGAAGTTGAAAACGCATTTAACCAGGGCTTTTGCGCCGGCGTAAAGTTAATGGCGGAAATATTTTCAAAAAAATAA
- the rpmJ gene encoding 50S ribosomal protein L36 yields MKVRPSVKPMCEKCKIIKRKGKVMVICENPKHKQKQG; encoded by the coding sequence ATGAAGGTAAGACCAAGTGTAAAACCTATGTGTGAAAAATGCAAAATTATCAAGCGTAAGGGTAAGGTAATGGTTATTTGCGAAAACCCGAAGCACAAGCAGAAGCAGGGCTAA
- a CDS encoding KOW domain-containing RNA-binding protein, with the protein MNFCAGDIVISKAGRDKDKHFVVLSVIDEQFVSVADGSLRRVDNPKRKKWKHLENTGNVSALVKEKISAGVRVTNPDLKKELAKFNQDV; encoded by the coding sequence TTGAATTTCTGTGCCGGTGATATTGTTATTTCAAAGGCTGGAAGAGATAAGGATAAACATTTCGTAGTTCTGTCGGTGATTGACGAACAATTCGTTTCAGTTGCCGATGGGAGCCTGCGCCGGGTGGATAACCCCAAGCGCAAGAAATGGAAGCATCTTGAGAATACGGGAAATGTATCTGCGCTGGTAAAGGAAAAAATAAGCGCAGGTGTCCGGGTTACCAACCCTGACTTAAAAAAGGAATTAGCGAAGTTTAACCAAGACGTATAG
- a CDS encoding DUF3737 family protein — MKLIQNQTFDAERALYGEKELHLNNCTFDGPADGESALKECENIQVENCRFHLRYPFWHDSGLKVNGSELTPLCRAALWYDNRVEIKNSKLHGIKALRECSDVAISGCDICSAEFGWSVRNLQMHHCTAESEYFLMRSENMRLSHVRLKGKYSFQYIKNAVFEDCEFDTKDAFWHAENVTVKNSVIKGEYLGWYSNGLTLDHCKIIGTQPLCYCKNLTLLDCEMSGTDLCFEKSQVNATIKTPVDSIKNPLSGTICAPSVSEIIMDDENARGKIIVDKAVFDSPTAKSPSPQCCAQ, encoded by the coding sequence ATGAAACTGATACAAAATCAAACGTTCGACGCGGAGCGGGCGTTGTATGGCGAAAAGGAGCTTCATTTAAATAACTGCACGTTCGATGGTCCGGCAGACGGCGAAAGCGCATTAAAAGAGTGTGAAAACATTCAGGTTGAAAACTGCCGGTTTCACCTCCGCTACCCCTTTTGGCACGACAGCGGCCTGAAGGTGAACGGCTCAGAGCTTACGCCCCTCTGCCGCGCCGCCCTATGGTATGACAATCGTGTAGAAATTAAAAACAGCAAGCTGCACGGCATTAAAGCCCTGCGGGAATGCAGCGACGTTGCGATTTCCGGCTGCGACATTTGCTCTGCCGAATTTGGCTGGTCGGTGCGGAATTTGCAAATGCACCATTGCACCGCCGAAAGCGAATATTTTCTTATGCGCTCTGAGAACATGCGGCTGAGCCATGTGCGGCTGAAAGGAAAATATTCGTTTCAATACATAAAGAACGCGGTTTTTGAAGACTGCGAGTTTGACACGAAAGACGCATTCTGGCACGCCGAAAACGTAACGGTGAAAAACAGTGTTATTAAGGGGGAATATTTGGGGTGGTATTCAAACGGCCTGACGCTGGATCACTGCAAAATTATCGGCACCCAGCCCTTATGCTACTGCAAAAACCTGACGCTTTTGGATTGCGAAATGTCCGGCACCGACCTATGCTTTGAAAAATCCCAGGTCAACGCAACCATCAAGACACCGGTAGACAGCATTAAAAATCCTTTGTCCGGCACCATTTGCGCGCCGTCGGTGAGCGAAATTATTATGGACGATGAAAACGCCCGTGGAAAAATCATTGTAGATAAAGCTGTATTTGATAGTCCCACTGCAAAATCCCCGTCACCACAATGCTGTGCACAATGA
- a CDS encoding DUF4097 family beta strand repeat-containing protein, which translates to MKKILKNQIVAIGLAAVVAAAGTLLTGCGAKPSGEEHEFVEKNYTAPAEDVNTLTIDVKNRKIELLPSENGQICITYYESDKEFYELNRTEEKELRMTYAENKQWGDYVGRKTAPENRTVRIELPQSALHSLTLNTTNADISLPPLSVLNSVTVSVNNGNIALENLNPGNSVTLNAKNGNISGTIAGTMDEFAIHTQVKKGESNLPPEKETGTKTLLASANNGNIQLNFLGQNE; encoded by the coding sequence ATGAAAAAAATATTAAAAAATCAGATTGTAGCAATCGGCCTTGCGGCGGTCGTGGCTGCCGCCGGCACGTTGCTCACCGGCTGCGGCGCAAAGCCTTCCGGCGAGGAACATGAATTTGTGGAAAAAAACTACACCGCCCCGGCAGAAGACGTGAACACCCTGACCATTGACGTGAAAAACCGGAAAATTGAACTGCTTCCATCGGAAAACGGGCAAATCTGCATTACCTATTATGAAAGCGACAAGGAATTTTATGAGCTGAACCGAACGGAAGAAAAAGAGCTGCGCATGACCTATGCCGAAAACAAACAATGGGGCGACTATGTAGGCAGAAAAACCGCTCCGGAAAACAGAACTGTCCGCATTGAGCTTCCTCAGTCCGCTTTACACAGCCTTACGCTTAACACCACCAATGCAGACATTTCCCTGCCGCCCCTTTCGGTTTTAAATTCTGTAACGGTGTCAGTAAACAACGGCAACATTGCGCTGGAAAACCTAAACCCAGGAAACTCCGTTACGTTAAACGCGAAAAACGGCAACATCAGCGGAACCATTGCAGGAACAATGGACGAGTTTGCAATTCACACACAGGTGAAAAAGGGAGAAAGCAATTTGCCGCCGGAAAAGGAAACCGGCACAAAAACGTTGCTTGCCTCTGCCAACAACGGTAATATTCAGTTAAACTTTCTTGGACAAAATGAATAA
- a CDS encoding 5'-nucleotidase C-terminal domain-containing protein has product MKKRILTLLLAITLALGVCTPAVFAGEDNAAVTIIHTTDAHGRTLGYAAIANLVKQHESAGENVLLLDSGDIFHGLPAANLERGGSIAPLLKAVGYDAVTTGNHDYNFGTDRLKELGEQAGTPILAANVVDEDGNLVFEDYKIWNFNGFKVGVFGIANDHTKTKTAPANTEGIEFRDDIETAKKMVDELEDQADYIVALTHIGSQIESEGTSIDLANEVKGIDLILDGHSHNTNDGIMVGETTLVSDGYYQESAGVVRVYSDKKEEFSRFSITGDTPGDEEIQALVDATDKAQSALLEEEVGETSVFLNAEYPFVRTQETYMGDLICDSYRLETGAQIAVENGGGIRASIPTGKITRGQVYEAFPFGNYIVTKEVTGADFIQILEDSVREVTEMGGSFLQISGAGYAYDAAKEPGKRISGVTVAGQPIDPAATYTVATNNYVGTTFSKFADYPVLNEYCASDEALISCLAKGAVAFHDETPRITVFGGIGNDYRICIDAYLTENDVAPVVSGESVLLPFRAVFELSNYSVSWDGALQTATAAKDASTVSVCYSDGTVAIDGVPVDANVTMVQDRVLIDSAAIAQALNKAVYVDEFTKSIVLF; this is encoded by the coding sequence ATGAAAAAACGAATTTTAACACTGCTGCTTGCCATTACATTGGCACTGGGCGTTTGTACGCCTGCGGTTTTTGCCGGGGAGGACAACGCGGCGGTTACTATTATCCACACTACCGACGCCCACGGCAGAACGCTGGGCTATGCGGCCATTGCCAATTTGGTGAAACAGCACGAAAGTGCAGGAGAAAATGTGCTGCTGTTAGACTCCGGCGACATTTTCCACGGCCTGCCAGCGGCGAACTTAGAGCGCGGCGGCAGCATAGCGCCGCTTTTAAAAGCGGTGGGCTACGACGCTGTGACCACAGGCAACCACGACTATAACTTCGGCACTGACCGCCTAAAGGAGCTGGGCGAACAGGCCGGGACACCCATTTTAGCTGCCAACGTGGTGGATGAAGATGGTAATCTGGTGTTTGAGGATTATAAAATTTGGAACTTTAACGGCTTTAAGGTAGGTGTGTTCGGCATTGCCAACGACCACACAAAGACCAAAACTGCCCCGGCCAACACCGAGGGCATTGAATTCCGTGACGACATTGAAACCGCCAAAAAAATGGTAGACGAATTAGAGGACCAAGCGGACTACATTGTGGCGCTAACCCACATCGGAAGCCAGATTGAGTCTGAGGGCACCAGCATTGATTTGGCAAACGAGGTTAAGGGAATTGACCTGATTTTAGACGGCCACTCCCACAATACCAACGACGGCATTATGGTTGGCGAAACCACGCTGGTAAGCGACGGCTATTACCAGGAGAGCGCCGGCGTGGTTCGCGTTTACAGCGATAAAAAGGAGGAATTTTCTCGCTTCTCCATTACCGGAGATACGCCCGGGGACGAAGAAATTCAGGCCCTTGTCGATGCGACTGACAAGGCCCAGTCTGCGCTGTTAGAAGAAGAGGTCGGGGAAACCAGTGTGTTCTTAAACGCAGAATATCCCTTTGTCCGCACCCAGGAAACCTACATGGGCGATCTCATCTGCGACAGCTACCGCCTGGAAACCGGGGCACAGATTGCTGTTGAAAACGGCGGCGGAATTCGCGCGTCAATCCCAACGGGCAAAATTACCCGGGGCCAGGTTTACGAGGCGTTTCCTTTTGGGAATTACATCGTGACAAAAGAAGTAACAGGGGCAGATTTTATTCAGATTTTAGAAGACTCTGTGAGAGAAGTTACCGAAATGGGCGGTTCTTTTCTGCAAATTTCTGGCGCAGGCTATGCTTATGACGCAGCGAAAGAACCCGGCAAGCGCATTAGCGGCGTTACCGTTGCGGGCCAGCCAATTGACCCAGCCGCGACATATACCGTTGCCACCAACAACTATGTGGGCACAACATTTTCAAAATTTGCAGACTATCCGGTGTTAAACGAATATTGCGCTTCTGACGAGGCGCTGATTTCCTGCCTGGCAAAGGGCGCCGTAGCGTTTCATGATGAAACTCCCCGCATAACGGTGTTCGGCGGCATTGGGAACGACTACCGCATTTGTATCGACGCATATTTAACCGAGAACGACGTTGCCCCCGTTGTGAGCGGCGAGTCTGTTCTTCTTCCTTTCCGTGCGGTGTTTGAGCTGTCGAACTATTCCGTGTCGTGGGACGGCGCACTGCAAACGGCAACCGCCGCAAAGGACGCAAGCACCGTCAGCGTTTGCTATTCAGACGGAACGGTGGCCATTGACGGCGTGCCTGTTGACGCAAATGTTACTATGGTGCAGGACAGGGTGCTGATAGACAGCGCAGCCATTGCACAAGCGCTGAACAAAGCCGTTTATGTTGATGAATTTACAAAATCTATTGTATTATTTTAA
- the rplQ gene encoding 50S ribosomal protein L17 → MPGTRKLGRPTDQRIAMFRSLTTALLANGKLVTTVQKAKELRSIADKMITLGKKNTLHSRRQALSYITDKEVVFKLFDEIAPKYQDRNGGYTRVLKMGPRRGDAAEMAVIELV, encoded by the coding sequence ATGCCGGGAACAAGAAAATTAGGTCGGCCAACCGACCAGCGAATTGCAATGTTTCGCAGCCTGACCACGGCGCTTTTGGCAAACGGGAAACTGGTTACCACAGTGCAGAAGGCAAAGGAACTTAGAAGCATCGCTGATAAAATGATTACACTTGGCAAAAAGAACACCTTACATTCCAGAAGACAAGCACTGTCTTACATTACGGATAAAGAGGTTGTTTTCAAACTGTTCGACGAAATCGCTCCGAAATATCAAGACCGTAACGGCGGCTACACAAGAGTGTTAAAAATGGGCCCCAGACGCGGCGACGCTGCTGAAATGGCAGTAATTGAGCTGGTTTAA
- a CDS encoding MerR family transcriptional regulator: MQEFTIKQAAELAGTTTETLRHYDRIGLVKPCQRDKFSGYRYYSQQEIVQLKTIELLKIMDFSLTDIKELLQQKDLSCVIARLKQAEQSADQKIARLKYAKEKIKRARLDYEKKKSAAQGGEEDWFVKHMPKRVILLSDNLERPNLKNLWSYHSHFYEQLNEQQRPKFLFEDAAGMITIKGKTRLFAVCCSFPSLEGLTVLPEGDYLCANCTEENKDQVLQVLLKRAKEAYGARPEFIVHSIVVTGILQWDYQIQLYLQ; the protein is encoded by the coding sequence ATGCAGGAATTTACCATAAAACAGGCGGCAGAACTTGCAGGCACCACCACCGAAACCCTGCGGCACTATGACAGGATTGGCCTTGTAAAGCCGTGCCAGAGGGACAAATTTTCGGGATATCGCTATTATTCTCAGCAGGAGATTGTGCAGTTGAAAACCATTGAGCTTTTAAAAATAATGGACTTTTCGCTCACAGACATAAAAGAACTTTTGCAGCAAAAGGATTTGTCCTGCGTGATTGCGCGTTTAAAGCAGGCGGAACAGAGCGCAGATCAAAAAATTGCACGCTTAAAATATGCGAAAGAAAAAATTAAGCGCGCCCGGCTGGACTATGAAAAAAAGAAAAGCGCCGCGCAAGGCGGCGAAGAAGACTGGTTTGTGAAGCACATGCCCAAACGGGTGATTTTGCTGTCGGACAATTTAGAGCGTCCCAATTTAAAAAATTTGTGGAGCTACCACAGCCACTTTTATGAGCAGTTAAACGAACAGCAGCGGCCAAAGTTTTTGTTTGAAGACGCGGCAGGCATGATTACAATAAAGGGCAAAACCAGGCTGTTTGCCGTGTGCTGCAGTTTCCCTTCGTTAGAGGGGCTTACTGTTTTGCCGGAGGGGGATTACCTTTGCGCAAACTGCACAGAGGAGAATAAAGACCAAGTGCTTCAGGTGCTTTTAAAACGGGCGAAAGAAGCATATGGTGCAAGGCCGGAATTCATTGTGCACAGCATTGTGGTGACGGGGATTTTGCAGTGGGACTATCAAATACAGCTTTATCTACAATGA
- the rpsK gene encoding 30S ribosomal protein S11, producing the protein MAKVAKRSTRRKVKKNIERGAVHIRSTFNNTIITITDVAGNAISWASAGGLGFRGSRKSTPFAAQSAAETAAKAAMEHGLKTVEVFVKGPGAGREAAIRALQAAGLDVTMIKDVTPIPHNGCRPPKRRRV; encoded by the coding sequence ATGGCAAAGGTTGCTAAGAGAAGTACCCGCAGGAAGGTTAAAAAGAATATCGAACGTGGCGCTGTTCACATTCGTTCAACGTTTAATAATACAATCATCACCATCACCGACGTTGCCGGCAACGCAATCAGCTGGGCAAGCGCAGGCGGTTTGGGTTTCCGCGGCTCCAGAAAGAGCACGCCGTTTGCAGCACAGTCGGCAGCGGAAACAGCAGCAAAGGCTGCAATGGAACACGGTTTAAAAACAGTTGAGGTTTTTGTTAAAGGCCCCGGCGCAGGACGTGAAGCTGCAATTCGTGCGCTTCAGGCTGCAGGTCTTGATGTTACCATGATTAAAGACGTAACACCCATTCCTCACAACGGCTGCAGACCGCCGAAGAGAAGAAGAGTTTGA
- a CDS encoding nitroreductase family protein translates to MDILDTMNSRHAVRAFKNTPIDLGKTTALNELIESINKRSGLHIQLITNEPEAFSGIMARMAGFRNAKNYIALIGKNAPGLEERCGYFGEQIVLKATELGLNTCWVALTFNRGKCRKKCEIDSEKGEKLLMIIALGIGESNGTPHTSKPPESFYTPTGNEPEWFVRGIRAAALAPTAMNKQKFFFTLSGGFVSAESPKGFEVDLGIVKYHFEAAAGKGNFQWR, encoded by the coding sequence ATGGACATTTTAGACACCATGAATTCACGGCATGCAGTGCGCGCATTTAAAAATACACCTATAGACCTTGGCAAAACCACTGCCTTAAATGAGCTGATTGAGAGCATAAATAAACGCAGCGGACTGCATATTCAATTAATTACAAACGAACCAGAGGCGTTTTCCGGCATTATGGCCCGCATGGCTGGCTTTCGAAACGCAAAAAACTATATAGCACTGATAGGAAAAAACGCCCCCGGCCTTGAGGAACGGTGCGGATATTTTGGGGAGCAAATCGTGTTAAAAGCGACTGAGCTTGGGCTAAACACCTGCTGGGTAGCCCTGACCTTTAACCGGGGCAAGTGCCGTAAAAAATGCGAAATTGATTCAGAAAAGGGTGAAAAGCTTTTAATGATCATTGCTCTGGGCATCGGTGAATCAAATGGCACGCCTCACACCTCAAAACCCCCAGAATCCTTTTATACTCCCACTGGGAACGAGCCCGAATGGTTTGTCCGCGGCATTAGAGCTGCTGCTCTGGCTCCAACCGCCATGAACAAACAAAAATTTTTCTTCACTTTAAGCGGCGGTTTCGTTTCCGCTGAATCACCCAAAGGCTTTGAGGTGGATTTGGGAATTGTGAAATATCACTTTGAAGCGGCGGCAGGAAAAGGGAATTTTCAGTGGAGGTAA
- a CDS encoding response regulator codes for MHSRKKVLVVEDNMLNRELLCGILATEYEVLEAENGQKALEIARRYKEGISIILLDLVMPVMDGYTFLSIVKADAGLSSIPVIVATQSDGESDEVTVTFLSLSKMTLPDIVAIFLLLYIK; via the coding sequence ATGCATTCAAGGAAAAAGGTCCTGGTTGTGGAAGATAACATGCTCAACCGGGAGCTGCTGTGTGGGATTTTGGCAACGGAATATGAAGTTTTGGAGGCCGAAAACGGCCAGAAAGCACTTGAAATCGCACGGCGCTACAAGGAGGGCATTTCCATCATCCTGCTGGACCTTGTTATGCCCGTGATGGACGGTTATACATTTTTGTCCATTGTCAAGGCGGACGCAGGGCTTTCTTCAATTCCCGTAATTGTGGCAACCCAAAGCGACGGCGAATCTGACGAGGTGACTGTGACGTTTCTGTCCCTGTCGAAAATGACTCTTCCTGATATTGTTGCCATTTTTTTGCTTCTTTACATAAAATAG
- the rpsD gene encoding 30S ribosomal protein S4, which yields MARYTGAVCRFCRREGMKLFLKGERCYTDKCAVTRRKGAPGMHGQSRKKLSEYGLQLREKQKAKRYYGVLESQFAKYFDMAEKKQGVTGENLLQIIESRLDNVVYRSGFATSRPEARILVTHGHFEVNGKRVDIPSYLVKPGDVITLQEKSRSSEKFKAILDITSGRTVPSWLDANHDTCESKVVTLAKREDIDLEIEEHLIVELYSK from the coding sequence ATGGCACGTTATACAGGCGCAGTGTGCAGATTTTGCCGCAGAGAGGGCATGAAGCTGTTTTTAAAGGGCGAAAGATGTTACACAGACAAATGTGCAGTCACCCGCAGGAAGGGTGCTCCCGGAATGCATGGGCAGAGCAGAAAGAAGCTGTCTGAATATGGTTTACAGTTAAGAGAAAAGCAAAAAGCAAAGAGATATTACGGCGTTTTGGAATCTCAGTTTGCAAAATATTTTGATATGGCTGAAAAGAAACAGGGCGTTACCGGTGAAAACCTGCTCCAGATTATTGAGAGCAGATTAGACAATGTTGTTTACCGTTCCGGATTTGCAACATCAAGACCGGAAGCCAGAATTTTAGTTACGCACGGCCATTTTGAGGTAAACGGCAAGAGAGTTGACATTCCGTCCTATTTGGTTAAGCCCGGCGATGTAATTACATTGCAGGAAAAGAGCAGGTCTTCTGAAAAGTTCAAAGCAATTTTGGACATCACTTCGGGAAGAACCGTTCCTTCATGGCTTGACGCAAACCACGACACATGCGAAAGCAAGGTAGTTACCTTGGCGAAGAGAGAAGACATTGACCTTGAAATTGAGGAACATCTTATTGTCGAATTGTATTCGAAATAA
- a CDS encoding DNA-directed RNA polymerase subunit alpha gives MLEIEKPKVECVEINDNGTYGKFVAEPLERGYGTTLGNSLRRMLLSSLPGAAATSVKIDGVLHEFSTIPGVKEDVTEIILNIKQIAVKLHCDTPKVVYIEAEGEGVIHAGDIKLDSDIEICNPDLKIATLGKDAKLYMEITFSKGRGYVSAERNKQINQNIIGVIPVDSIYTPVHRVNYSVENTRVGNITDYDKLTLEVWTDGSISPDEAVSLAAKIINEHLMQFIDLSEEAKNADILIEKEVGQKEKVLEMTIEELDLSVRSYNCLKRAGINTVEDLTNRTEDDMVKVRNLGRKSLEEVIGKLHALGQSFAKRED, from the coding sequence ATGTTAGAAATAGAAAAGCCTAAAGTTGAGTGTGTAGAGATTAACGATAACGGTACTTACGGCAAGTTTGTTGCAGAGCCTTTAGAGCGCGGCTACGGCACAACGCTGGGAAACTCGCTCAGAAGAATGTTGCTTTCATCGCTTCCGGGCGCTGCCGCAACCTCTGTGAAGATTGACGGAGTACTGCACGAATTTTCGACAATACCCGGCGTGAAAGAAGATGTTACGGAAATTATTTTAAACATCAAGCAAATCGCGGTGAAATTACACTGTGACACGCCGAAGGTTGTTTATATTGAGGCGGAGGGTGAAGGCGTCATCCACGCCGGCGATATTAAGCTGGATTCTGACATCGAGATCTGCAATCCCGACCTTAAAATCGCAACGCTGGGCAAAGACGCAAAGCTCTATATGGAAATTACGTTTTCTAAGGGCCGCGGCTATGTTTCGGCAGAACGGAACAAGCAAATCAACCAAAATATTATCGGAGTAATTCCGGTAGACTCAATTTACACACCCGTGCACAGGGTGAACTATTCTGTTGAAAACACCCGTGTCGGCAATATTACAGACTACGACAAGCTCACCTTAGAGGTTTGGACCGACGGGTCCATCAGCCCCGACGAGGCGGTGAGCCTTGCGGCGAAAATCATAAACGAGCATTTAATGCAGTTTATTGACCTCTCGGAAGAAGCAAAGAACGCCGATATTCTCATTGAAAAAGAAGTCGGCCAGAAGGAAAAAGTGCTGGAGATGACCATTGAGGAGTTAGACCTCTCTGTTCGTTCCTACAACTGCTTAAAGCGTGCGGGAATTAACACTGTGGAGGATTTAACCAACCGGACAGAAGACGATATGGTGAAAGTCCGCAACCTGGGAAGAAAATCCTTAGAGGAAGTTATCGGAAAGCTTCACGCACTGGGACAGTCCTTTGCAAAACGTGAGGACTAA
- a CDS encoding type II toxin-antitoxin system death-on-curing family toxin: MIQISIEQMKQIHKELICETGGSEGLRDIGLLESAMYAPFQSFDGEALYPSIQRKAAKLGFGLIQNHPFIDGNKRLGIHAMLIFLAINGVLLTYSQSELVQVGLALASGKIGEQELMNWIAEHEV; the protein is encoded by the coding sequence ATGATACAAATTTCAATTGAGCAAATGAAGCAAATTCATAAAGAACTCATTTGCGAAACAGGCGGCAGCGAGGGTTTAAGAGACATTGGCCTTTTGGAGTCTGCAATGTATGCGCCGTTTCAGTCATTTGACGGCGAAGCACTTTATCCGTCTATCCAGAGAAAAGCGGCCAAGCTTGGCTTTGGACTTATTCAGAACCACCCTTTTATTGACGGAAATAAACGTTTAGGAATCCATGCCATGCTAATTTTTCTCGCCATAAACGGCGTTTTGCTGACCTATTCGCAATCAGAATTAGTTCAAGTTGGTCTGGCTCTTGCTTCTGGAAAAATTGGCGAGCAGGAACTTATGAATTGGATTGCAGAACACGAAGTATAA
- the infA gene encoding translation initiation factor IF-1 codes for MAKDGVIELEGIVSEALPNAMFKVKFENGHEILAHISGKLRTNYIRILPGDKVTVEMSPYDLTKGRITWRAK; via the coding sequence ATGGCAAAAGACGGCGTAATAGAGCTGGAAGGCATTGTTTCAGAAGCTCTGCCCAACGCAATGTTTAAGGTGAAGTTTGAAAACGGCCACGAAATTTTGGCTCATATTTCAGGAAAGCTCAGAACAAATTATATCAGAATTCTCCCTGGTGACAAGGTGACGGTTGAAATGTCGCCCTATGACCTGACAAAGGGCCGCATCACCTGGAGAGCGAAATAA
- the rpsM gene encoding 30S ribosomal protein S13, with translation MARISGVDLPREKRVEVGLTYVFGIGLPSSKKILAEAGINPDTRVKDLTEDEVSKLREIIDRDYVVEGDLRRNVALDIKRLMEIGCYRGVRHRKGLPVRGQKTKTNARTRKGPKRTIANKKK, from the coding sequence ATGGCCAGAATATCAGGCGTGGATTTACCAAGAGAAAAAAGAGTTGAAGTTGGCTTGACCTATGTATTCGGTATCGGCCTTCCCAGTTCCAAGAAAATTCTTGCCGAAGCCGGGATTAACCCCGACACAAGGGTAAAGGACCTGACCGAAGACGAAGTATCAAAGCTTAGAGAAATTATCGACAGAGACTATGTTGTTGAAGGCGATTTAAGACGTAATGTCGCACTTGACATAAAAAGACTGATGGAAATTGGCTGCTACCGCGGCGTAAGACACAGAAAAGGTCTTCCGGTTCGCGGTCAGAAGACAAAGACAAACGCAAGGACCAGAAAAGGCCCGAAACGTACAATCGCCAACAAGAAGAAATAA
- a CDS encoding type II toxin-antitoxin system PemK/MazF family toxin, translating to MNQIRTGDIFLVDFKADTSSNIIRGFRPAIVVKTSNNSPLIHLVPLSTSVRKKLNCFHIKITGYGLDKPSIALIEQICPMDKSKLGKKIGSISKKSELQHILNSVKHFFELDAA from the coding sequence ATGAATCAAATTAGAACCGGCGATATTTTTTTGGTGGACTTTAAAGCAGATACTTCAAGCAACATAATTCGTGGGTTTCGGCCAGCGATTGTTGTAAAAACTTCGAACAATTCACCTCTGATTCATTTAGTACCTTTAAGTACGAGTGTAAGAAAAAAATTGAATTGTTTTCATATTAAAATCACTGGTTATGGATTGGATAAGCCAAGTATTGCCTTAATTGAACAGATTTGTCCAATGGATAAATCAAAGCTTGGCAAAAAAATTGGATCAATATCTAAAAAAAGTGAACTTCAGCACATTCTTAATAGTGTAAAGCATTTTTTTGAACTTGATGCGGCATAG
- a CDS encoding type II toxin-antitoxin system Phd/YefM family antitoxin, translating into MKINTKSMVSITEANQNFSKVARLVDEVGSAVILKNNTPRYLVIDFAQAETEQTISDEDIMDISKRLIGQNKEAYKELAE; encoded by the coding sequence ATGAAAATTAACACAAAAAGTATGGTTTCCATTACAGAAGCAAATCAAAACTTTTCAAAGGTTGCCAGACTGGTAGATGAAGTTGGCTCTGCTGTTATCTTAAAAAATAATACGCCGCGTTATTTAGTAATTGATTTTGCTCAGGCCGAAACAGAACAAACCATTTCAGATGAAGACATTATGGATATTTCGAAAAGACTGATTGGACAAAACAAAGAGGCATATAAGGAATTGGCAGAATGA